A segment of the Vibrio aquimaris genome:
GGCAATTATGGAAAACGTAGCGGCTTCTAAAGCACCTAATTCTCCAGTTGCAGGTAAAGCCACTGTGTTTGTCTTCCCAGACCTCAACACAGGTAATACGACCTACAAAGCAGTACAGCGTAGTGCCGACCTTGTGTCTATCGGCCCAATGCTGCAAGGTATGCGTAAGCCGGTCAATGACCTGTCACGTGGTGCATTGGTCGACGATATTGTCTACACAATTGCACTGACTGCGATACAAGCTGATCAAGAGCACAACTAATTTACCCACTAACATTCAAAGCAGCTATTTTTAGCTGCTTTTTTATTATCTACTATCATCGGTTTACACTATATACTATCCCTACAATGAGAAGAGTCTAGATCTAAACTTGGGCCTCTAGGAACAACTTGAGTCGGATTGATACCCGTATGGCTAAAGTAGTAGTGACGTTTAATATGATAAAAATCCACGGTTTCAGCCACACCACTCATTTGATAAAGTTCTTTCATGTAACCATAAATATTAACGTAATCAGCAATGCGTTGCTTGTTGCATTTAAAGTGCCCAACGTAAACGGCATCAAAGCGAATTAACGTTGTGAAAAGTCGCCAATCTGCCTCTGTCAAAACCTGTCCAACAAGATATCTATGGGTTGCTAAGTGCTTGTCTAGGCGGTCTAAAGCATTGAACAGCTGTTCAAACGCCTCTTCATAAGCGTCTTGAGTAGTGGCGAAACCACATCGATAAACCCCATTGTTGATATTCACATAGATATCAGAATTCCATTCATCAATGGCCAATTCTTGTTCTTTCGGGTAATAGTCTTGGTGGTTGCCCGTAATCTCGTTAAATTCGCGGTTAAACATACGAATAATGTCTGCAGACTCATTACTTACAATCGTTTGATGCTGCTTATCCCATAACACTGGCACAGTTACACGCCCAGTGTAGGTACTGTTAGCATGGGTATAAATTTGATGCAGTCGAGTATATCCATACAAGGGTTCAGGAGTTGCAAAAAGCCAACCTTCACTCATCATATCTGGGCTCACTACAGTGACATCAATGTGACTTTCTAAATTTTTCAGTTTTCTAAAAATTAACGTTCTGTGCGCCCATGGGCAAGCAAGTGATACATATAGGTGATAGCGCCCAGATTCTGCTTGAAATTTTGCACCTGAGTCGTTTTTAACCCAGTCTCTAAACCCAGCATCTTCACGAACAAAACGCCCACCACTTTTGGTCGTGTCATACCATACATCATGCCATTTTCCATCTACTAACTTGCCCATAACTCAGTGTCCATTTTTATGTTAACTAGGTTGAGTATAAAAAAAGCCAACCGATTCAAAAGCAGAATCAGTTGGCTTTGTTGTTCGAATAATTTGAACTTTATTTAATAGACGATTAACGGTTAATCAGTGTCATACACTCTCTTGTAAACAAGACACGGCATGCACATCATTTCCTTGAATTGATGGCTTTCTTTCAGCACAAGCCTGAGTAGCTTGTGGACAACGAGTACGGAATACACAGCCAGAAGGTGGGTTTATTGGCGAAGGTAAATCGCCTTCAAGCATCTCAATTTCCTTACTGCGCTCAAGTTTTGGATCAGGAATTGGAACCGCTGACATAAGTGCACGTGTGTATGGGTGCTTAGGGTTGTCGAACAAGGCTTCCGCCTCTCCAAGCTCAACTGCATTGCCTAAATACATAACCAATACTCGATCAGATATATGCTTCACAACCGATAAATCATGTGCGATGAACACTAACGACAGCCCAAGCTCTTTCTGTAACTCTTTTAGTAAGTTAACCACCTGTGCCTGGATCGATACGTCCAAAGCAGATACCGGCTCATCACAGATGATCATTTTAGGCTTTAAAATTAGCGCACGAGCTATACCAATTCGCTGGCATTGACCACCGGAAAATTCGTGTGGGTAGCGATTGATCACATTAGGTAGTAGGCCTACTTTTGTCATCATCCTCTTGACCTGAACTTTCACTTCTTGCTTTGAAAGTTCAGGATAAAAAGTCTCTAGTGGCTCAGCAATAATATCGCCTATGGTCATACGTGGATTCAATGATGCCAAGGGATCTTGAAAAATCATCTGAATTTCTTTGCGCGTTTCGCGGCGCTGAACTTCCTGCATTTTGGTAAGATCTTGACCTAACCAAACCACCTCACCATCGGTCGCTTCAACTAAGCCAATAATTGCCCGAGCAAACGTCGATTTACCGCAACCGGATTCTCCGACTACACCAAGAGTCTCTCCTTCGTATAGCCGAACATTTACACCGTCAACTGCTTTTAAATTGGCGGGTTTTGCCCATGGCCAAGCTGACTTGGCTGCAATACTAAAATGAACTTTTAAATCAGAAACGTCCAAAATTACTTTCTTGTCTGTACTCATCTTTTCCAAGCCTCCCATTCTGAAAAACATGCTCTTTGACGACCATTTTCAAAAGCTGTCAGTACAGGAGCTTCTGTCTTACAACGATTCATCACTCGATGGCAACGCTCTTGATAGGGACAACCAACAGGCAAGTTAAGAAGGTTGGGTGGATTACCCGGAATAGTTGGTAGAATATCACCTTCAGTATCTAGACGAGGGATCGCTTTGAGCAGCCCCTCTGCATAGGGGTGACTCGGTTGATAGAAAATTTCATCGACCGTGCCATACTCCATGGTTCGACCTGCATACATCACCAAGACTTTATCACATGAGCCTGCGACAACACCTAAGTCGTGAGTGATCATGATGATTGCCGTATTGAACTCGTGCTTAAGCTCGTTTAGCAAGTCCATAATTTGAGCTTGAACCGTCACATCCAGCGCTGTCGTAGGCTCGTCAGCAATTAAAAGCTTTGGCCGGCAGAGCAGAGCCATTGCTATCATAACACGCTGCCGCATACCGCCAGAAAACTCATGTGGAAACATAGTAATACGTTTTCGCGCTTCTGGTATTTTAACCGCTTCTAACATGCGCACCGATTCTTCAAACGCTTCCGCTTTTCCCATCCCTTTGTGTAGCATCAATACTTCCATTAATTGATCACTCACTTTCATGTATGGGTTAAGGGACGTCATAGGGTCTTGAAAAATCATTGCAATTTGTTCAGCTCGCACCCTATTGAGTTCTTTTTCTGGCAAATTAAGGATTTCTTTACCTTCGAATAAAGCGCTACCTGAAATAATGCCATTTTTCGCTAAAAGGCCCATGATAGCGAATACGGTTTGAGATTTCCCTGAACCTGACTCGCCAACAATACCCAGTGTTTCTCCCTGATTAAGAGAAAAATTCAAATCATTAACTGCAGTAACAATGCCATCTTGAGTGGTGAATTGAACACGCAGATCTTTGACATCTAATAAGCTCATCATTGCTTCCTTAATCTTTATAGATTTTATAATTTATTGCTTTTTAATTATCTGTCTTTTGGATCGAGCGCATCACGCAAACCATCACCAACATAGTTAAAACAAAACAGTGTTACGACCATGAATGCCGCAGGGAATATAAGCTGCCAAATGGCAACTTCCATTGTTTGAGAGCCCTCTTGGAGCAGAGCTCCCCAACTCGTCATTGGTTCCTGTACACCCAAACCCAAGAATGATAAAAACGACTCAGTTAAAATCATGCTTGGGATAAGTAAGGTGGAATACACAGCAACAATACCGAGTACATTAGGTACAATATGGCGCGTAATAATTTTCCATTTGCTCACACCAGATACATATGCAGCTTCAATAAATTCTTTGCTGCGTAAACTCAAGGTTTGACCGCGCACGATACGAGCCATATCTAACCAAGCAATGGCACCTATAGCGACGAAAATTAAAATAATGTTTCGGCCAAAAAAGGTGACTAAGACAATGACCAAGAACATAAACGGCACAGCGTATAAAATTTCTAATACACGCATCATAACGCGGTCGGTTCTGCCGCCAATAAAACCTGACGTAGCACCATAAAGAGTACCAATCAGTACAGCGACAAATGCGCCCATAACACCGACCATGAGTGAGATTCGGCCACCAATTAGTGTTCTTACATAAAGATCTCGCCCTAAACTATCCGTACCAAACCAGTGTTCAGCACTTGGTCCGACATGCATCGCATACCAGTCTGTGTCATCGAAGGTATAAGGCGCTACCATAGGCAAGAAAATAACGGCCAGAGTCATAAGAAATAAGATAAACAGGCTTATCATTGCTGCACGATTTCGCATAAAACGAATACGAGCATCCTGCCAAAGACTGCGACCTTGAATTTCTAGTTCTTCAGAAAATTTCTCTATCGCTTCTAGGTTTTCTTTTTTTGTTAACATACTTCCAACTTCCTTGTTAGTAGCGAATTTTTGGATCTATCATCGCTAGAAAAACATCGACTATTGCATTGAATAAAATGAAAAGGAAACCGATTAAAATCGTTATTCCCATCACCAGCGAATAGTCTCGGTTGAAAGCGGCATTGACGAATAGTTTACCAATTCCCGGCAAACCAAATATGGTTTCAATCACCACTGACCCAGTAATAATGCCGACAAAAGCAGGCCCCATGTAGGACACAACAGGAAGAAGCGCAGGTTTCAATGCATGCTTGATGATGATGTATCTATAGCTTAAACCTTTTGCTCTGGCAGTGCGGATAAAGTTACTGTTCAAAGTCTCGATCATTGAACCTCTTGTAATCCGAGCAAAAGTTGCCACATAAAGTAAAGACATACCAACAATAGGTAAAAGCATATACTTCAAAGAACCGTCAAGCCATCCACCAGCAGGCAATACCTGTAGCTTTATTGAAAATATATATATAAGTAGAGGAGCTAAAACAAATGATGGTAGAACTACCCCTAACATAGCACTTGCCATAAGCAAAAAATCAAGCCAAGTATTTTGTTTTAAAGCAGCAAGAGTTCCAATAGTCACCCCTGATATAACAGTAAATATGAATGCAAATAATCCAATTTTTGCTGATACAGGAAGAGACTCACTAATTAACTCGTTCACCGTATAATCTTTATACTTAAATGAAGGGCCGAAATCACCGACGATTATATTGGATAAATAAGTGGTATACTGTTCGAATACAGGCTTATCTAGGCCATATTTGGCATTAATATTGGCCATTACTTCCGGAGGCAAAGGACGCTCACTAGAAAATGGATTTCCCGGTGCAAAACGAACAAGGAAGAAAGAGACAGTAATCAACACTAACATTGTCGGTATTGCTTCCAGTACTCTTTTGGCAATAAACTTTATCATAGTTTTTCTCTTGTTATATAGATTGTTCAAGAAATAAAAAGGGATTAGGTTACACCTATCCCTTTAAAATACTTCACGACTTGTTTCTATTTCTCTACAAAATATAAATCTTTTGAAAAAACATTATTTTCAGGGTTTTTCATAGGGTAACCACCAAGAGAAGGATTAACCAAGCGCGCATTAACATAATGATATATCGGCATAATAGGCATATCCTGAGCTAATAAAGCTTCTGCATTTTTGTAATCTTTGGAACGTTCTTCCTCTGATGTAGCCAAGAGTGCATTATCGATTTCACGATCGTATGAAACACTGGAATAATTAGGATAGTTTTGTGAATGTCCTGACTTCATTATGGACAAGAAAGTTGAGGCCTCATTATAGTCCCCACACCATCCTGCTCGCGAAACCTCAAAATTACCTTGTCGTTTATTATCCAAGTATGTTTTCCATTCTTGGTTTTCTAATACCGCGTTTACGCCCAGAGTTTTCTTCCACATAGATGATATTGCTACTGCAATTTTCTTATGGTTATCGTTCGTATTGTATAATAAATTGAAGGTTAGAGGATTGTCCTCACCATAACCTGCTTCCTTTAAAAGTTGTTTTGCCTTCTTCACGCGATCACTTTGAGTCCAACCTGCATACTCAGGCATTTCTACACTTAACCCATTAGTAGCTAACGGCGTAAAGTTATACGCAGGTGTTTCACCTTTACCGACTACCAGATCGGAAATTATTTTCCTATCAATGGCGAAGGATAGAGCTTTCCTTACCTTAATATCATCGAAAGGCTTTTTCTTTGTATTAAATTCGTAATAGTATGAACATAAATATGGTGTTACTTTTAAGCTTTCAGGATAGTCCTTCTTGATGCGCTTAAAATGCTCATTCGGCATTTCATATGTCAAGTCTATTTCACCAGCTAAAAAACGGTTCATTTCAGCAACATAGCTTTCAATGGGTAAGAATGACACTTTTTTAATTACTGTATTATCGGCGTCCCAGTAATTAGGGTTTTTTGTTAAAACAATACGTTCATTT
Coding sequences within it:
- a CDS encoding glutathione S-transferase family protein; translation: MGKLVDGKWHDVWYDTTKSGGRFVREDAGFRDWVKNDSGAKFQAESGRYHLYVSLACPWAHRTLIFRKLKNLESHIDVTVVSPDMMSEGWLFATPEPLYGYTRLHQIYTHANSTYTGRVTVPVLWDKQHQTIVSNESADIIRMFNREFNEITGNHQDYYPKEQELAIDEWNSDIYVNINNGVYRCGFATTQDAYEEAFEQLFNALDRLDKHLATHRYLVGQVLTEADWRLFTTLIRFDAVYVGHFKCNKQRIADYVNIYGYMKELYQMSGVAETVDFYHIKRHYYFSHTGINPTQVVPRGPSLDLDSSHCRDSI
- the oppF gene encoding murein tripeptide/oligopeptide ABC transporter ATP binding protein OppF, encoding MSTDKKVILDVSDLKVHFSIAAKSAWPWAKPANLKAVDGVNVRLYEGETLGVVGESGCGKSTFARAIIGLVEATDGEVVWLGQDLTKMQEVQRRETRKEIQMIFQDPLASLNPRMTIGDIIAEPLETFYPELSKQEVKVQVKRMMTKVGLLPNVINRYPHEFSGGQCQRIGIARALILKPKMIICDEPVSALDVSIQAQVVNLLKELQKELGLSLVFIAHDLSVVKHISDRVLVMYLGNAVELGEAEALFDNPKHPYTRALMSAVPIPDPKLERSKEIEMLEGDLPSPINPPSGCVFRTRCPQATQACAERKPSIQGNDVHAVSCLQESV
- a CDS encoding ABC transporter ATP-binding protein — encoded protein: MSLLDVKDLRVQFTTQDGIVTAVNDLNFSLNQGETLGIVGESGSGKSQTVFAIMGLLAKNGIISGSALFEGKEILNLPEKELNRVRAEQIAMIFQDPMTSLNPYMKVSDQLMEVLMLHKGMGKAEAFEESVRMLEAVKIPEARKRITMFPHEFSGGMRQRVMIAMALLCRPKLLIADEPTTALDVTVQAQIMDLLNELKHEFNTAIIMITHDLGVVAGSCDKVLVMYAGRTMEYGTVDEIFYQPSHPYAEGLLKAIPRLDTEGDILPTIPGNPPNLLNLPVGCPYQERCHRVMNRCKTEAPVLTAFENGRQRACFSEWEAWKR
- the oppC gene encoding oligopeptide ABC transporter permease OppC; its protein translation is MLTKKENLEAIEKFSEELEIQGRSLWQDARIRFMRNRAAMISLFILFLMTLAVIFLPMVAPYTFDDTDWYAMHVGPSAEHWFGTDSLGRDLYVRTLIGGRISLMVGVMGAFVAVLIGTLYGATSGFIGGRTDRVMMRVLEILYAVPFMFLVIVLVTFFGRNIILIFVAIGAIAWLDMARIVRGQTLSLRSKEFIEAAYVSGVSKWKIITRHIVPNVLGIVAVYSTLLIPSMILTESFLSFLGLGVQEPMTSWGALLQEGSQTMEVAIWQLIFPAAFMVVTLFCFNYVGDGLRDALDPKDR
- the oppB gene encoding oligopeptide ABC transporter permease OppB, which translates into the protein MIKFIAKRVLEAIPTMLVLITVSFFLVRFAPGNPFSSERPLPPEVMANINAKYGLDKPVFEQYTTYLSNIIVGDFGPSFKYKDYTVNELISESLPVSAKIGLFAFIFTVISGVTIGTLAALKQNTWLDFLLMASAMLGVVLPSFVLAPLLIYIFSIKLQVLPAGGWLDGSLKYMLLPIVGMSLLYVATFARITRGSMIETLNSNFIRTARAKGLSYRYIIIKHALKPALLPVVSYMGPAFVGIITGSVVIETIFGLPGIGKLFVNAAFNRDYSLVMGITILIGFLFILFNAIVDVFLAMIDPKIRY
- a CDS encoding ABC transporter substrate-binding protein, with translation MYKNKITQALLLGATITLAATSTFAANVPSGTKLAEKQELVRGNGAEVESLDPQKVSGVPESNVIRDLLEGLVIQDGNGNTIPGVAESWETSDNKTWVFHLREKAKWSNGDPVKASDFVYSWRRLVDPSIGSPYASYLEMTTMQNAADIISGAKKPESLGVVAVDDYTLKVTLDKPLPYFVTMTGHTSMKPVNQAVVEKLGDSWTSPENYVGNGAYKLSKWVVNERIVLTKNPNYWDADNTVIKKVSFLPIESYVAEMNRFLAGEIDLTYEMPNEHFKRIKKDYPESLKVTPYLCSYYYEFNTKKKPFDDIKVRKALSFAIDRKIISDLVVGKGETPAYNFTPLATNGLSVEMPEYAGWTQSDRVKKAKQLLKEAGYGEDNPLTFNLLYNTNDNHKKIAVAISSMWKKTLGVNAVLENQEWKTYLDNKRQGNFEVSRAGWCGDYNEASTFLSIMKSGHSQNYPNYSSVSYDREIDNALLATSEEERSKDYKNAEALLAQDMPIMPIYHYVNARLVNPSLGGYPMKNPENNVFSKDLYFVEK